A region from the Kineothrix sp. IPX-CK genome encodes:
- a CDS encoding ABC transporter ATP-binding protein, translating into MDITIKDLTKSYENFRAVDGMNLHIKDGELVGLLGPSGCGKSTTLFMLAGLLEPTEGKIFFGEFDITKIPPEDREIGLVFQNYALYPHMTVEDNIMFPLINRKVNKNKARERVYEMAKLVKMEDLMKRKPKSLSGGQQQRVAIARALVKEPKVLLLDEPLSNLDAKLRIDMREEIRRIQKKVGITTIFVTHDQEEAMSISDRIAVMEKGIVQQYEVPQGMYLNPKNLFVAQFLGMPQINCFPARVIEKELWCEDVMLCGECNLENGDYTVGIRPEAFEICEEGIEVEALQTRMTGKDLLIYFSLAGQDMKALVHSDMQISEGSKFHIRIRKHHIVVFDENGKTINKC; encoded by the coding sequence ATGGATATTACAATCAAAGACTTGACCAAGTCTTATGAAAATTTTAGAGCAGTTGATGGAATGAATTTACATATAAAGGACGGAGAACTTGTTGGGTTATTAGGACCATCTGGTTGTGGAAAATCTACTACTTTATTTATGCTAGCTGGATTGCTGGAGCCTACGGAAGGAAAAATATTTTTCGGAGAGTTTGATATTACAAAAATTCCTCCTGAGGATCGTGAAATTGGATTGGTTTTTCAAAACTATGCGCTATATCCGCATATGACAGTAGAAGATAACATTATGTTTCCTCTGATTAACCGGAAGGTGAATAAGAATAAAGCAAGAGAACGTGTTTATGAAATGGCAAAACTGGTAAAAATGGAAGACTTGATGAAGCGTAAGCCAAAGTCTTTATCCGGTGGGCAACAGCAACGGGTGGCTATTGCAAGAGCTCTTGTGAAAGAGCCGAAGGTTCTTTTGCTTGATGAGCCCCTTTCTAATCTGGATGCAAAGTTACGTATAGATATGAGGGAAGAAATCAGACGTATCCAGAAGAAAGTAGGAATAACGACCATTTTTGTTACTCATGATCAGGAAGAGGCTATGAGTATTTCAGATCGTATTGCTGTAATGGAAAAGGGAATTGTGCAGCAATATGAAGTACCACAGGGAATGTATTTAAATCCTAAAAATCTTTTTGTGGCACAGTTTTTAGGAATGCCTCAAATTAATTGCTTCCCAGCAAGGGTGATTGAAAAAGAGTTATGGTGTGAAGATGTAATGCTTTGCGGTGAGTGTAATTTAGAAAATGGCGACTATACCGTTGGAATACGTCCTGAAGCATTTGAGATTTGTGAAGAAGGAATTGAAGTTGAGGCATTACAAACTCGAATGACAGGAAAGGATTTGTTAATATATTTTTCTTTGGCAGGTCAGGATATGAAAGCGTTAGTCCATTCTGATATGCAGATTAGTGAAGGAAGTAAATTTCATATTCGGATTAGAAAACATCATATTGTAGTGTTTGATGAAAATGGAAAGACCATAAATAAATGTTGA
- a CDS encoding tyrosine-type recombinase/integrase — translation MKEIALSNKRYGTLKYRYGTALVLMLNTGLRAGELMAISKDGRFPTNRNIQETLNRILRKCGIKHYSSHTLRHTFATKLLSKTSSHQELKR, via the coding sequence ATGAAAGAAATAGCTCTAAGCAATAAGAGGTATGGGACTCTAAAGTACCGCTATGGTACAGCCCTGGTACTTATGTTAAATACCGGATTGCGTGCAGGTGAACTTATGGCAATTTCAAAAGATGGAAGATTTCCTACAAACAGAAATATCCAAGAAACTTTGAATCGCATTCTAAGAAAATGTGGAATAAAGCATTATAGTTCACACACACTGCGGCATACCTTTGCAACAAAGCTATTAAGCAAAACTTCAAGTCACCAAGAATTAAAGCGGTAG
- a CDS encoding carbohydrate ABC transporter permease produces MVKYIILIIGGIFTLLPFVWMISSSLKTGSEIVRIPLVLFPEYPQFNNYVMAWEAAPFARYMINTVLVSVLTTIGVLITTTLAAFAFSRLEFPGKKIVFSLLVATLMIPGEMLIITNFITITKLKWIDSYQALIVPWLSNVFYIYLLTQFFIQVPESLYLAAKVDKCSDFKYMVNIMVPINKNALVTIAILNFIGSWNSFMWPLLVTNSQNMRLLSNGLIRFQTEAGSSYELIMAASCILVMPIVLLYIFLRRHIIEGVVMGGIKG; encoded by the coding sequence ATGGTTAAATACATAATTCTGATTATCGGAGGAATATTTACACTTCTTCCATTTGTCTGGATGATCAGTTCTTCCCTGAAAACCGGATCGGAAATCGTAAGGATACCATTGGTTCTTTTTCCGGAGTATCCCCAGTTTAATAACTACGTTATGGCATGGGAAGCAGCTCCGTTTGCACGATATATGATAAATACAGTTTTGGTAAGTGTTTTAACTACAATAGGGGTATTGATTACAACTACTTTAGCAGCATTTGCATTTTCAAGATTAGAATTTCCGGGCAAGAAAATTGTATTTTCTTTATTGGTAGCCACTTTAATGATTCCTGGGGAGATGTTGATTATTACTAATTTTATAACGATTACAAAGTTGAAATGGATTGACTCTTATCAGGCATTGATTGTTCCATGGCTGTCAAATGTCTTTTATATTTATTTGCTGACACAGTTTTTTATACAAGTTCCTGAATCCCTATATTTGGCGGCAAAAGTAGACAAGTGCAGTGATTTTAAATATATGGTAAATATTATGGTACCAATAAACAAAAATGCATTGGTGACAATTGCAATCTTAAATTTTATAGGTTCATGGAATTCCTTTATGTGGCCGCTTTTAGTTACAAATTCGCAGAATATGCGTTTGTTGTCCAATGGATTGATTCGTTTCCAGACGGAAGCAGGTTCTTCTTATGAATTGATTATGGCGGCATCCTGTATTTTAGTTATGCCAATTGTTCTCTTATATATTTTTTTAAGAAGACATATCATTGAGGGAGTTGTAATGGGTGGAATCAAGGGATAA
- a CDS encoding ABC transporter substrate-binding protein has product MKFKKLLTGLFLTTLTAVAFTGCGQNDSGQTEATNIETEVPESESVTQSESDSSQEEAAAAQPAEIEFWHAMSGQQETTLASLTDQFNNENEYGIKVTLVNQGGYNDLNTKLTANAVADTLPDMAQAYNNWLTPYLDKVIHLDDFVANNFDNYDDIIEGYRDETSQFEFISGVPFNKSTYVYFYNKTLFDELGLTPPKAWEDLVTIGEKFKREKNMVSLGYDDLAGMLEADLNQNSVEYISKEGALFNSEGGLETIQFILDLYGNGYARLAGEDGYFSGPLSNQIIAAYVGSSTGVSYIDTSSGWELGVAPLPGNKVNAANQAGTNLVMFSTDENKQNAAWEYMKFLTSTDATLQWAMETGYLPIRTSAYESETYQSFMKTDATSTAAYSQSECFFSTPTFDGSYDVMSTVNSKMEEFILNGTEAETALEELVDAINAQVQ; this is encoded by the coding sequence ATGAAATTTAAAAAATTATTAACAGGGTTATTCCTGACAACTCTTACAGCAGTAGCTTTTACAGGCTGTGGACAAAACGATAGTGGTCAGACGGAAGCAACAAATATTGAGACTGAGGTACCGGAAAGTGAAAGTGTAACACAGTCAGAAAGTGATAGCAGTCAGGAAGAGGCAGCGGCTGCCCAGCCGGCGGAAATTGAATTTTGGCATGCAATGAGTGGACAACAGGAAACTACCCTGGCAAGTCTTACCGATCAGTTTAACAATGAAAATGAATATGGAATCAAAGTAACACTTGTGAATCAGGGCGGCTACAATGATCTAAATACAAAACTGACTGCGAATGCGGTTGCAGACACACTTCCTGATATGGCACAGGCATATAATAATTGGCTTACACCTTATTTAGACAAAGTAATTCACCTGGACGATTTTGTGGCAAATAATTTTGATAATTACGATGATATTATTGAAGGATACCGTGACGAAACAAGTCAGTTTGAATTTATCAGTGGTGTGCCTTTTAACAAAAGTACATATGTGTATTTCTATAACAAGACCTTGTTTGATGAACTTGGATTAACACCACCTAAGGCATGGGAGGATTTGGTTACCATTGGTGAAAAGTTTAAAAGAGAAAAAAATATGGTTTCCTTAGGCTATGATGATCTGGCAGGAATGCTGGAAGCGGATTTGAACCAGAATAGTGTGGAATATATTTCCAAAGAAGGAGCTTTATTTAACAGCGAGGGTGGACTTGAAACAATACAATTCATTTTGGATCTTTATGGAAATGGATATGCCCGCCTTGCAGGAGAAGATGGATATTTCTCCGGTCCGTTAAGTAACCAGATCATTGCAGCCTATGTTGGTTCCAGTACAGGTGTATCCTATATTGATACATCATCAGGGTGGGAATTGGGAGTAGCACCACTTCCGGGTAACAAGGTAAATGCAGCAAATCAGGCAGGAACAAATTTAGTAATGTTTTCAACTGATGAAAACAAACAAAATGCCGCTTGGGAATACATGAAGTTTTTAACCTCCACGGATGCTACTTTGCAATGGGCAATGGAAACCGGATACCTTCCTATTCGTACATCAGCTTATGAATCGGAAACCTATCAGAGCTTTATGAAGACAGATGCGACATCGACAGCGGCATATTCCCAGTCAGAATGTTTCTTTAGTACACCAACTTTTGATGGCAGTTATGATGTTATGTCGACTGTAAATTCCAAAATGGAAGAATTTATATTAAATGGGACAGAAGCAGAGACGGCTTTGGAAGAGTTAGTAGATGCGATAAATGCTCAAGTACAGTAA
- a CDS encoding sugar ABC transporter permease translates to MKKSSLKGYLYLMPALIIILVFTAYPLIRVILMSFYEDYSIISGNHNGIGFANYKELFDDKVFLKALRNTGIYVVFVVPCSIVLSLLLAVLLNSKIRLKGFFQALFFLPYVTSVIAIGIVWSWIFNSNYGLLNYILGIFHIEGIPWLNSPDYALWALIIFSIWKSLAFDILIFLAGLQTISPDLYHAARVDSTPKRRVFFKITVPLLSPMITYAFVMGMINAFKVYNEVFSLFNGKAGPANSAITVVYYIYDKFYNSAEYGVAAAGAVVLFAIILGLTMFQMKLRGNKAEK, encoded by the coding sequence ATGAAGAAATCGAGTTTAAAGGGATATCTATACTTAATGCCGGCACTGATTATCATTTTAGTGTTTACAGCATATCCACTGATAAGAGTAATACTAATGAGTTTTTATGAGGATTACAGCATTATTAGCGGTAATCATAATGGCATCGGATTTGCAAATTATAAAGAGCTTTTTGATGATAAAGTGTTTTTAAAGGCGTTAAGAAACACGGGGATTTATGTTGTTTTCGTGGTGCCATGTTCGATAGTGCTATCTCTGTTGCTTGCAGTACTGCTAAACAGTAAAATACGATTAAAAGGTTTTTTTCAAGCCTTGTTTTTTCTTCCTTACGTGACAAGTGTAATTGCAATTGGTATTGTATGGAGCTGGATTTTTAACAGCAACTATGGATTATTAAATTATATACTTGGTATATTTCACATTGAAGGAATACCCTGGCTCAATTCGCCGGATTATGCTCTTTGGGCGCTGATTATTTTCAGCATATGGAAGAGTTTGGCATTTGATATTCTTATTTTTTTGGCGGGATTACAGACAATATCACCGGATTTGTATCATGCGGCACGGGTGGATTCCACACCGAAACGGAGGGTGTTTTTTAAGATTACAGTGCCGTTATTATCTCCGATGATCACCTACGCATTTGTTATGGGGATGATCAACGCCTTTAAGGTATATAATGAAGTCTTTTCTTTATTTAATGGAAAGGCGGGACCCGCAAATAGTGCTATCACTGTTGTGTATTACATATATGACAAATTTTATAATAGCGCTGAATATGGAGTAGCTGCTGCAGGAGCTGTGGTTTTATTTGCAATTATTCTAGGGCTAACTATGTTTCAAATGAAGTTAAGAGGGAATAAAGCAGAGAAGTAG